From a single Fusobacterium pseudoperiodonticum genomic region:
- a CDS encoding type II toxin-antitoxin system RelB/DinJ family antitoxin, whose product MSMKLVNIRMDEDLKKEMEIVCNDLGINITTAFTIFAKKLTREKRIPFSVSIDPFYSNENIKALENSINEVKDGKVIIKTIEELEAME is encoded by the coding sequence ATGTCAATGAAATTAGTAAATATAAGAATGGATGAAGATTTGAAAAAAGAGATGGAAATTGTTTGTAATGATTTAGGAATTAATATAACAACCGCATTTACTATATTTGCAAAAAAATTAACAAGAGAAAAAAGAATTCCTTTTAGTGTTTCAATAGATCCATTTTACTCAAACGAAAATATAAAAGCTTTAGAAAATTCAATTAATGAAGTAAAAGATGGTAAAGTTATTATCAAAACTATTGAAGAATTGGAGGCTATGGAATAA
- a CDS encoding cysteine-rich KTR domain-containing protein translates to MCPVCGNKTRLKIREDTELKKFPLYCPKCRQENLIEIKQFKVTVITEPDAKTQSR, encoded by the coding sequence TTGTGTCCTGTATGTGGAAATAAAACACGATTAAAGATAAGGGAAGATACTGAATTAAAAAAATTCCCCCTCTATTGTCCGAAATGCAGACAAGAAAATTTAATTGAAATAAAGCAGTTCAAAGTAACTGTGATTACAGAGCCAGACGCAAAGACGCAGAGCCGATAA
- the tet(M) gene encoding tetracycline resistance ribosomal protection protein Tet(M), with amino-acid sequence MKIINIGVLAHVDAGKTTLTESLLYNSGAITELGSVDRGTTKTDNTLLERQRGITIQTAITSFQWKNTKMNIIDTPGHMDFLAEVYRSLSVLDGAILLISAKDGVQAQTRILFHALRKIGIPTIFFINKIDQNGIDLSTVYQDIKEKLSAEIVIKQKVELHPNMRVMNFTESEQWDMVIEGNDYLLEKYTSGKLLEALELEQEESIRFHNCSLFPVYHGSAKNNIGIDNLIEVITNKFYSSTHRGQSELCGKVFKIEYSEKRQRLAYIRLYSGVLHLRDSVRISEKEKIKITEMYTSINGELCKIDKAYSGEIVILQNEFLKLNSVLGDTKLLPQRERIENPLPLLQTTVEPSKPQQREMLLDALLEISDSDPLLRYYVDSATHEIILSFLGKVQMEVTCALLQEKYHVEIEIKEPTVIYMERPLKKAEYTIHIEVPPNPFWASIGLSVAPLPLGSGVQYESSVSLGYLNQSFQNAVMEGIRYGCEQGLYGWNVTDCKICFKYGLYYSPVSTPADFRMLAPIVLEQVLKKAGTELLEPYLSFKIYAPQEYLSRAYNDAPKYCANIVDTQLKNNEVILSGEIPARCIQEYRSDLTFFTNGRSVCLTELKGYHVTTGEPVCQPRRPNSQIDKVRYMFNKIT; translated from the coding sequence ATGAAAATTATTAATATTGGAGTTTTAGCTCATGTTGATGCGGGAAAAACTACCTTAACAGAAAGCTTATTATATAACAGTGGAGCGATTACAGAATTAGGAAGCGTGGACAGAGGTACAACGAAAACGGATAATACGCTTTTAGAACGTCAGAGAGGAATTACAATTCAGACGGCGATAACCTCTTTTCAGTGGAAAAATACTAAGATGAACATCATAGACACGCCAGGACATATGGATTTTTTAGCAGAAGTATATCGTTCATTATCAGTATTAGATGGGGCAATTCTACTGATTTCTGCAAAAGATGGCGTACAAGCACAAACTCGTATATTGTTTCATGCACTTAGGAAAATAGGTATTCCCACAATCTTTTTTATCAATAAGATTGACCAAAATGGAATTGATTTATCAACGGTTTATCAGGATATTAAAGAGAAACTTTCTGCGGAAATTGTAATCAAACAGAAGGTAGAACTGCATCCTAATATGCGTGTAATGAACTTTACCGAATCTGAACAATGGGATATGGTAATAGAAGGAAATGATTACCTTTTGGAGAAATATACGTCTGGGAAATTATTGGAAGCATTAGAACTCGAACAAGAGGAAAGCATAAGATTTCATAATTGTTCCCTGTTCCCTGTTTATCACGGAAGTGCAAAAAACAATATAGGGATTGATAACCTTATAGAAGTGATTACGAATAAATTTTATTCATCAACACATCGAGGTCAGTCTGAACTTTGCGGAAAAGTTTTCAAAATTGAGTATTCGGAAAAAAGACAGCGTCTTGCATATATACGTCTTTATAGTGGCGTACTGCATTTGCGAGATTCGGTTAGAATATCGGAAAAGGAAAAAATAAAAATTACAGAAATGTATACTTCAATAAATGGTGAATTATGTAAAATCGATAAGGCTTATTCCGGGGAAATTGTTATTTTGCAGAATGAGTTTTTGAAGTTAAATAGTGTTCTTGGAGATACAAAGCTATTGCCACAGAGAGAGAGAATTGAAAATCCCCTCCCTCTGCTGCAAACGACTGTTGAACCGAGCAAACCTCAACAAAGGGAAATGTTACTTGATGCACTTTTAGAAATCTCCGACAGTGACCCGCTTCTGCGATATTATGTGGATTCTGCGACACATGAAATCATACTTTCTTTCTTAGGGAAAGTACAAATGGAAGTGACTTGTGCTCTGCTGCAAGAAAAGTATCATGTGGAGATAGAAATAAAAGAGCCTACAGTCATTTATATGGAAAGACCGTTAAAAAAAGCAGAGTATACCATTCACATCGAAGTTCCACCGAATCCTTTCTGGGCTTCCATTGGTCTATCTGTAGCACCGCTTCCATTAGGGAGCGGAGTACAGTATGAGAGCTCGGTTTCTCTTGGATACTTAAATCAATCGTTTCAAAATGCAGTTATGGAGGGGATACGCTATGGCTGTGAACAAGGATTGTATGGTTGGAATGTGACGGACTGTAAAATCTGTTTTAAGTATGGCTTATACTATAGCCCTGTTAGTACCCCAGCAGATTTTCGGATGCTTGCTCCTATTGTATTGGAACAAGTCTTAAAAAAAGCTGGAACAGAATTGTTAGAGCCATATCTTAGTTTTAAAATTTATGCGCCACAGGAATATCTTTCACGAGCATACAACGATGCTCCTAAATATTGTGCGAACATCGTAGACACTCAATTGAAAAATAATGAGGTCATTCTTAGTGGAGAAATCCCTGCTCGGTGTATTCAAGAATATCGTAGTGATTTAACTTTCTTTACAAATGGACGTAGTGTTTGTTTAACAGAGTTAAAAGGGTACCATGTTACTACCGGTGAACCTGTTTGCCAGCCCCGTCGTCCAAATAGTCAGATAGATAAAGTACGATATATGTTCAATAAAATAACTTAG
- a CDS encoding IS4 family transposase — protein sequence MRKSQNRLLKDQNNILSDVFLEVCRGGKTNTLVRRRKMPLEDLVYSMINRKGLTLKMELRNYMKTTHPGTEISKPGYLKQRMKLNPDAFKFLYQEHNKNFYQDEEVEPYTYKGFLILAADGSDINIPTTDETIEKYGSASVRGGKPCAQIGLGCIYDVLNRFILESSINTVKFDEMRVAQEQLKGIKDTIGNRYPYLVVMDRGYPSTPAFLNFIDDGVYFVARLKTSDYKAEQKELKSNDEDVDITLTKARRRNYIGKKEETIMMSRDSFSMRFVKVCLDDGKSEIFATNLPRDKFPEECFAELYHMRWGIETAYEVLKDRLKIENFTGIKSVLIEQDINSTIYVSNLAEDIICDIEESSQEHLKNDYKHTMQLNRNLSIGLLKNDLIYILIEKDGNKKVALLQALYDEISKNVVPIRHDRHYHRTKGQLAANFSNTHKRSF from the coding sequence GTGAGAAAATCACAGAATAGACTATTAAAAGATCAGAATAATATTCTTTCAGATGTATTTCTTGAGGTATGTCGTGGTGGCAAAACAAACACTCTTGTCAGACGTAGAAAGATGCCACTAGAAGATTTAGTGTATTCTATGATTAATCGCAAGGGCCTTACTCTCAAAATGGAGCTGCGAAATTATATGAAAACAACACATCCGGGAACAGAAATATCTAAACCAGGTTATCTAAAGCAAAGGATGAAATTAAATCCAGACGCATTTAAGTTTCTTTATCAGGAACATAATAAAAATTTTTACCAGGATGAAGAGGTAGAACCATATACCTATAAAGGATTCCTTATTTTAGCTGCAGATGGATCTGATATAAATATTCCTACAACTGATGAAACCATCGAGAAATACGGAAGTGCCTCAGTGAGAGGAGGAAAACCATGTGCTCAGATTGGGCTGGGATGTATTTACGACGTTCTTAATCGCTTTATTCTGGAAAGCAGTATTAATACCGTAAAGTTTGATGAGATGCGAGTAGCCCAGGAACAGTTAAAAGGAATAAAGGATACAATTGGAAACAGATATCCCTATCTTGTTGTTATGGATAGAGGTTATCCTTCGACACCGGCATTTTTGAATTTTATAGATGATGGAGTGTATTTTGTAGCAAGACTAAAAACAAGTGACTATAAGGCTGAACAGAAAGAATTAAAATCAAATGATGAGGATGTCGACATAACATTAACAAAGGCTAGAAGGAGAAATTATATTGGCAAAAAAGAAGAAACTATCATGATGAGCAGAGATTCCTTTTCAATGAGATTTGTAAAGGTGTGTTTAGATGATGGAAAGTCAGAAATTTTCGCTACTAATCTTCCACGGGATAAATTTCCAGAGGAATGCTTTGCAGAACTGTATCATATGCGCTGGGGTATAGAGACGGCCTATGAAGTTTTGAAAGACAGATTAAAAATCGAAAATTTCACAGGGATAAAATCAGTGCTTATTGAGCAGGACATTAACAGCACTATTTATGTTAGCAATCTTGCAGAAGATATAATCTGTGATATAGAAGAAAGTAGCCAGGAGCATCTAAAGAATGATTACAAACATACAATGCAGTTAAACCGAAACCTAAGTATCGGACTTCTGAAAAATGACCTAATATACATTCTTATAGAAAAAGATGGAAATAAAAAAGTAGCGCTACTACAGGCATTGTATGATGAAATAAGCAAAAATGTAGTGCCGATAAGGCATGATAGACATTATCACAGAACTAAAGGACAGCTTGCAGCAAATTTCTCGAATACACATAAGCGAAGTTTCTAA
- a CDS encoding 2-C-methyl-D-erythritol 4-phosphate cytidylyltransferase, with translation MFIKILTKEYRGEKYYYASLVENKRINGKVVQTVKANLGAVTGEQIPYLKAAYAKKKPRLVYDED, from the coding sequence ATGTTTATAAAAATACTTACAAAAGAATATAGAGGTGAAAAGTATTATTATGCCAGCCTTGTTGAAAACAAACGTATTAATGGCAAGGTTGTGCAGACAGTGAAAGCGAATCTGGGTGCAGTTACTGGGGAGCAGATTCCATATTTGAAGGCAGCCTATGCTAAGAAGAAACCTCGTCTTGTTTATGATGAGGATTAA
- a CDS encoding toxin-antitoxin system YwqK family antitoxin has product MKKIKVLFIKVLFVVIFVLLFVSCGKPREVNIIDAEIREGIAYVKGETKAFTGIIKSYYDNGALKEDTPYKDGKENGIGKGYYPNGNLESEINYKDGKEEGLLKRYYENGNLLSEINLKDGKKEGLSKLYYENGNLLMEANYKDDKSEGLVKEYYENGNIRIEANYKDDKSEGLVKEYYENGNIRIEGNYKDGKQEGLFKSYYENGNLLSEANFKDDKLEGLFKSYHENGNIRIEANYKDGKQEGLSKEYYENGNLFGEFNYKDGKLNGLTKLYYENGYLMFQYYYKDGK; this is encoded by the coding sequence ATGAAAAAGATTAAAGTTTTATTTATTAAAGTTTTATTTGTGGTTATTTTTGTGCTGTTATTTGTTAGTTGTGGTAAGCCTAGAGAAGTAAATATTATAGATGCTGAAATAAGAGAAGGTATAGCTTATGTTAAAGGAGAAACAAAAGCATTTACTGGAATAATAAAATCATATTATGACAATGGAGCTTTAAAAGAAGATACTCCTTATAAAGATGGTAAAGAAAATGGTATTGGAAAAGGATACTATCCTAATGGAAATTTAGAAAGTGAAATTAATTATAAAGATGGTAAAGAAGAAGGACTCCTTAAAAGATATTATGAAAATGGAAATTTATTAAGTGAAATTAATCTTAAAGATGGTAAAAAGGAAGGACTCTCAAAATTATACTATGAGAATGGAAATTTATTAATGGAAGCTAATTATAAAGATGATAAATCAGAAGGACTCGTTAAAGAATATTATGAGAATGGAAACATAAGAATAGAAGCTAATTATAAAGATGATAAATCAGAAGGACTCGTTAAAGAATATTATGAGAATGGAAACATAAGAATAGAAGGTAATTATAAAGATGGTAAACAAGAAGGACTCTTTAAATCATATTATGAAAATGGAAATTTATTAAGTGAAGCTAATTTTAAAGATGATAAATTAGAAGGACTCTTTAAATCATATCATGAGAATGGAAACATAAGAATAGAAGCTAATTATAAAGATGGTAAACAAGAAGGACTTTCTAAAGAATATTATGAGAATGGAAATTTATTCGGTGAATTTAATTATAAAGATGGTAAATTAAATGGACTCACAAAATTATACTATGAGAATGGATATTTAATGTTTCAATATTATTATAAGGACGGTAAATAA
- a CDS encoding helix-turn-helix domain-containing protein yields the protein MEKDKTNKAINDNIKRYKEIIKEYRQKKKWTQKELAEKLNVALPTIKRYEGGSLAVPKNKIVKLFEILDMQLDDLRDIYPNEKDLIIELEEIEKNRDAKDKIEALRGFLKCLGYEIGNLGSLIPNKPFISYFRDSNKNVDKLYFLSDDNIKNLMENLKIEVDKLIEKNSSGDVTEAELNYIKEQLKIK from the coding sequence ATGGAGAAAGATAAGACCAATAAAGCAATAAATGATAATATAAAGAGATACAAAGAGATTATAAAAGAATATAGACAAAAAAAGAAATGGACACAAAAAGAACTAGCTGAAAAATTAAATGTAGCATTACCAACTATTAAAAGGTATGAGGGGGGTTCTCTTGCTGTACCCAAAAATAAAATAGTAAAGCTATTTGAAATTTTAGATATGCAACTTGATGATTTAAGGGATATATATCCTAATGAAAAAGATTTAATTATTGAATTGGAAGAAATTGAAAAAAATAGAGATGCCAAAGATAAAATTGAGGCTCTGAGAGGCTTTTTAAAGTGCTTAGGATATGAAATAGGTAATCTAGGTAGTCTGATACCAAACAAACCCTTTATAAGCTATTTTAGAGATTCAAACAAAAATGTAGATAAATTGTACTTTTTAAGTGATGATAACATTAAAAATCTTATGGAAAACCTTAAAATTGAAGTTGATAAGCTGATTGAGAAAAATTCAAGTGGAGATGTAACAGAAGCAGAATTAAATTACATCAAAGAACAATTAAAAATAAAATAG
- a CDS encoding tyrosine-type recombinase/integrase has translation MKEANKTGSICKLKGNRRRPYVLYSPYFYDSISQKYKRSTLGYFSTLEEAKMYKIAYFSNNINLLKSNNNVDSLTFEEVYKLWLENKDVKKSTMKNYITNFNRSSILHKMPIDTINGLFLQNMINKADLTKGSLRNLKSFWANIWDFAMLNDLCSKKNYPKLLKLPSIERGNKTSLRERIISNKELEILWNNLYKDKRKIVDIVLILCYTGLRIGELLNIKVKDIDLKEKAIKIINSKTVNGIRTIPIHDKLLPLITNRMYKGNEYLFTTSDNKHYKYDSFDNHFRILCKDLKLKYHTLHDTRHTFATLLVNAEVNKEVIIKMIGHKRYKTTLDIYVHKNYDDMKKAINQI, from the coding sequence ATGAAAGAAGCTAATAAAACTGGCTCTATCTGTAAATTAAAAGGTAATAGAAGAAGACCTTATGTACTTTATAGCCCTTATTTTTATGATAGTATCAGCCAAAAATATAAAAGGTCTACATTGGGATATTTTTCAACATTAGAAGAAGCTAAAATGTATAAAATCGCTTATTTCTCCAACAATATAAATCTTTTAAAAAGTAATAATAATGTAGATTCATTGACATTTGAGGAAGTATATAAGTTATGGCTTGAAAATAAAGATGTAAAAAAATCAACTATGAAAAACTATATAACTAATTTTAATAGAAGTTCTATCTTACATAAAATGCCAATAGATACTATTAATGGCTTATTTCTTCAAAATATGATAAATAAGGCTGATTTAACAAAAGGAAGCTTAAGAAATTTAAAAAGTTTTTGGGCTAATATATGGGATTTTGCAATGTTAAATGATTTATGCAGTAAAAAGAATTATCCTAAGTTATTGAAGTTACCAAGCATTGAAAGAGGTAACAAAACAAGTTTAAGAGAAAGAATTATTAGTAATAAAGAATTAGAAATCTTATGGAATAATTTATACAAAGATAAAAGAAAAATCGTTGATATAGTCCTTATACTGTGTTATACAGGGCTTAGAATAGGGGAGCTATTAAATATTAAAGTCAAGGATATCGACTTAAAAGAAAAAGCAATAAAGATTATAAATTCTAAGACTGTAAATGGTATCAGAACTATACCAATACATGATAAATTACTTCCATTAATAACTAATAGAATGTATAAAGGCAATGAATATCTATTTACTACTTCTGATAATAAGCATTATAAGTATGATTCATTTGATAATCACTTTAGAATACTATGTAAAGACCTTAAATTGAAATATCATACATTACATGATACAAGGCATACATTTGCTACTTTATTGGTAAATGCTGAAGTAAATAAAGAGGTAATAATTAAGATGATAGGACATAAAAGATATAAAACAACCTTAGACATCTATGTACATAAGAATTATGATGATATGAAAAAAGCAATTAATCAAATATAG
- a CDS encoding tyrosine-type recombinase/integrase, with protein sequence MRGANGMGTVFKLSGNRRKPWALLGPKYYSIEEKKYKRDFIACFKTQKEAETYKLAMFTNNLEMLENTGVKIAKKKEKGITFEELYRLWIKSKEDVKAGTKSNYETNFKRSKKLYGLEIAKINGIMLQNIFYSLDLTNSTLRLLRSFWSNIWDFAILNDMATKNYAKFLKLPVQEKGNKTGDRERPISKEELQALWNNLYNYDVDKYRIIDMVLILCYTGLRISELLKVNRKNIYLKDYYFEIEASKSKAGIRKVPIADKILELFKNRYFSKDKHLWQRLDGLEYDYDSFDNHFRILFRDMGLSYHSLHDTRHTFASLLSDTVADKDAIIKMIGHSSYKTTSEVYVHKNLKKLKEAVDEI encoded by the coding sequence ATGAGGGGAGCAAATGGAATGGGTACTGTTTTTAAACTATCTGGAAACAGAAGAAAGCCATGGGCTTTATTAGGTCCTAAATATTACAGCATAGAAGAAAAGAAATATAAAAGAGATTTTATAGCCTGCTTTAAAACTCAAAAAGAAGCTGAGACTTATAAACTAGCAATGTTTACAAATAATCTTGAAATGTTAGAAAATACAGGAGTAAAAATTGCTAAGAAAAAAGAAAAAGGAATAACATTTGAAGAGTTATATAGGTTATGGATTAAGTCTAAGGAAGATGTTAAAGCAGGAACCAAATCTAACTATGAAACTAATTTTAAAAGAAGTAAAAAATTGTATGGATTAGAAATAGCTAAAATTAATGGTATTATGCTACAAAACATCTTTTATAGTTTGGATCTAACTAATAGTACATTAAGATTATTAAGAAGTTTCTGGTCTAATATTTGGGATTTTGCAATTCTAAATGACATGGCAACTAAGAACTATGCCAAGTTTTTAAAATTACCAGTTCAAGAAAAAGGCAACAAAACTGGAGATAGAGAAAGACCAATTAGTAAAGAAGAATTACAAGCACTTTGGAATAATCTATATAATTATGATGTAGACAAGTATAGAATAATAGACATGGTATTAATCTTATGTTATACAGGGCTTAGAATAAGTGAGTTATTAAAAGTAAATAGGAAAAATATTTATCTAAAAGATTATTACTTTGAAATAGAAGCATCTAAGAGTAAAGCTGGAATAAGAAAAGTCCCTATTGCAGATAAAATACTAGAGCTTTTTAAGAATAGATATTTCAGCAAAGATAAACATTTATGGCAGAGACTTGATGGCTTAGAGTATGATTATGATTCTTTTGATAATCATTTCAGAATATTGTTTAGAGATATGGGCTTATCATATCATAGCTTACACGATACTAGACATACATTCGCAAGTCTATTATCAGATACTGTAGCAGATAAAGATGCAATTATTAAAATGATAGGACATTCTAGCTATAAAACTACATCTGAGGTTTATGTACATAAGAACCTCAAGAAATTAAAAGAAGCCGTTGATGAAATATAA
- a CDS encoding SHOCT domain-containing protein codes for MTIDELKSFAKSKGIILPPLQSSKYLTSVISELKDDEELLFFCQAKEGKIDGTLLITSKRVSFLKIAFLSGVSSVSMNIDKINSVSKKKGMLTGELEIWDNSGNVIYSIASGYLDTVENCINQAKKKVDSPKTTTVNQVSAADEILKFKNLLDQGIITQEEFNKKKKELLGV; via the coding sequence ATGACTATTGATGAATTAAAAAGTTTTGCAAAAAGTAAAGGGATAATACTTCCACCTTTACAAAGTTCAAAATATCTTACTTCTGTAATTTCTGAACTTAAAGATGATGAAGAACTTTTATTTTTTTGTCAAGCTAAAGAGGGGAAAATAGATGGTACTTTGTTAATAACTTCAAAAAGAGTTAGTTTTTTAAAAATTGCTTTTCTATCTGGTGTTAGTTCTGTTTCAATGAATATTGATAAAATAAATAGTGTTTCTAAAAAGAAAGGAATGTTAACAGGTGAATTAGAAATTTGGGATAACTCAGGTAATGTAATTTATTCAATAGCTTCTGGCTATCTTGATACAGTAGAAAATTGTATTAATCAAGCTAAGAAGAAGGTTGATAGTCCAAAAACTACAACAGTAAATCAAGTTAGTGCAGCAGATGAAATATTAAAATTTAAAAATTTATTGGATCAAGGTATCATAACACAAGAAGAATTTAATAAAAAGAAAAAAGAATTATTAGGAGTATAA